From Arachis hypogaea cultivar Tifrunner chromosome 3, arahy.Tifrunner.gnm2.J5K5, whole genome shotgun sequence:
catgcagagactcatcaggctattcataattcacaattttaggttttagatgtagtttctagagagagaggctctttcctctctcttaggatttaggattaggatttttagaaattaggatttatctcatcttcatcaggttcaataatttatgtttcttttctacttttatttactctgatatttttatttgtgtttgattgatgttgcccaattggctgatgatattgtccatgttagaattgacattttttatttaatataatttgaggtatttcagacttatatgttatggatgctttggctttatccaatttattttcattcaagtagattttattcccttttggttttggttaagaaatcagtaactcttgagttatcaaactcaacatgatcgataactgttatctttgccaattagcttgaacttctataatcccaatctttttctagaaattaactaggatttgaggatcaaactaattagccgcttgaccttcctttgcaacagcagaggttaactaagtggaattaagattcaactttcgtcatcattgataaggataactaggataggacttccaatttctcgtaccttgccaagagtttattttacagtcatttatttattttattcgtcATTTATCATATTTGCTCCTCGTTCTTAAAACCCCcactttacaaaactcataaccaataataagaacatacctccctgcaattccttgagaagacgacccgaggtttaaatacttcggttatcaatttatttaggggtttgttacttgtgacaaccaaaacgtttgtaaaaaaggttgattgcttggtttagtaactatacttacaacgagagtttactataacttctaaaccatcaatcttcagttcttcagtcttcgtcctcttcagagctcatgaatggcaaaggTAAGTTTAGTGAaatttctatggtctctatatgagcctcgaattcctctggttcctcaataaggaacttattattggtcagtgaacgtcccttaaggtcttcctcactgggaatcactgccttttcactctctccaggtttggccattttggttatagttatggccttgcactctcttttgggattctcttctgtattgcttgggagagtactaggaggagtttcagtaactcttttagtcaggtgacccacttgtgcctccaaatttcttatggaggaccttatttcattcatgaaactaagagtgatcttagatagatcagagactatgtttgctaagccagagaagctttgctcaaaattctctgtctattgctgagaagatgatggagaaggtttgctattgccaaacttatttctcccaccattattgttgttgaagccttgttgaggcttctgttgatccttccatgagaaatttggatgattcctctatgaaggattataggtatttccataggattctccaatgtaattcacctcttctgtTGCAGGATTCTCATGGTTATAGGATTCTCCTTCAGATGAGGCTTCTTTAGCTCTACCGGATGTAGTTTGCAATCCAGTGagattttgagaaatcatattgacttgctgagtcaatatttttttctaagccaatatggcattcagagtatcaatctcaataactccCTTTTTCCGAGTCATCCCATTCTTCATAGGATTtatttcagaagtgtacatgaactggttatttgcaaccatctcaaggagttcctaggcttctgcagggttttcagatgaagagatccaccagtagaATGGTCTAAtgatatcttggacaattcagacagaccatcatagaatatacatatgatgctccattctggaagcatgtcagaagaacacCTCTTGgttaattatttgtatctttcccaagcttcatagagggattcaccttccttctgtttgaaggtttggacgtccactctaagcttgctcagcttttgaggtagAAGAATatggtcaagaaagcattgaccaacttgtcctaagagttcaggctttctttaggttgtgagtccaactatgttctagctctgtctctcacagcaaaggggaaaagcataagtctgtagaccttgggatcaaccccattggtcttaacagtatcacagatctgcaagaattcatctaagaattgatgaggatcttccgatggaagtccatgaaacttgtaattctgctgcattagagaaactaattgaggcttaagctcaaagttgtttgctccaatggcagaaattgagatgcttcttccatagaagttggaagttggtgcagcatagtcaccaagcatcttccttgcatctctggtATTATtatgggttcggctgccatgttttcttctttttcgtaattatctgtaaggtcctctctggagtgttgtgctttagcttctcttagcttcttctttatagtccttttaggttcaggatcagcttcaacaagaattttttatccctgtttctgctcatgtgaaaaagaagagaacaaaaaagagtagtggaatcatctatgtcacagtatagagattccttgatgtgtcagaagaatagaagaatagaggaatgaggtagatagagaataagaagaatttgaacacagagggagagagagggttcaaattataagtaaaagagaagtgttagcaaGTAAATAGAAAGATATAATGGAgagagtattcgaaaattaaaactaaaacaattagttaattaaaaagatttttgaaaaagtggttagtgattttcaaaaattggaagTGAAacagtggttaggtggttttaaaaaagataagaaacagtaattagttgaaaaagatttgaaaataattttgaaaagataagaagttagaaaaaaagattttgaaatcaaaataaaaagatatgattgaaaaagattttattttaagaaaagatatgattgaaaagatatgattgaaaaagatttgatttttaaaattgatgacttgactaacaagaaattaaaagatatgattctaaaattcaaaggttgaacctttcttaacaagaaagtaacaaacttgcaacttttttgaatcaaaacattaattgttagcatgaatttttgaaaatgtggaAAGATGAGAtttaaaattatgatttaaaacatgaaaaattgaaaaaaaaattgaattgtaaatgaaattacctcccttgtgtcatcctggcgttaaacgcctagaatgatatccattttggcatttaacgcccatgtggctgcctctttgggcgtttaacgcccagccagataccctggctggcgttaaacgccaggaatccttccttactgggcgtttttccaAACGCTCAGAAtgctacccattctggcgttaaacgcccagaatgctgcccattctggcgtttaacgcccagaattatagctttactggcgttaaacgcctagaatgatagccattctggcatttaatgcccaaagTGCCTCTTTACTGGTGTTTtaacgccagtgagctctttttctccgtgattcttctgctttatgttctaaatcttcatttctttatgtattatttacttgaaaagatatatattttttactttttgaatttttaatgaagagagagaaaaacaacaaaatgaaataaaacataaaaatgcaagatcaaaacaagtaatgcatgcaaggacactttgaatgtcaagatgaacaccaagaacactttgaagatcatgatgaacatcatgaacatatttttgaaaatttttgagaaaagaaagacatgcaagacaccaaacatagaaattttgaatgtttagacactatgaagtcgaaaatgcatatgaaaaacaacataaaacacaaaacaagaaaatcatgagattgaacaaaggaaatcatcaagaacaacttgaagatcacagaagaacacaatgcatttttttcgaaatcttAAGAAAATTAGAAACATGCAATTgccaccaaatttaaaatttgacactagactcaaacagaaaacacaaaatattttttatttttatgattttattaaatttttttgtatttttcgaaaataaaaacaaaatgcttaaacataaaataaaattacccaatctaagcaacaagatgaaccgtcagttgtccaaactcgaacaatccccggcaacggagccaaaaacttggtgcacgaaattgtaatcacacttttacaactccgcacaactaaccagcatgtgcactaggtcgtccaagtaataaaaccttacgcgagtaagggtcgatcccataaagattgtcggcttgaagcaagctatggtcatcttgtaaatctcagtcaggcagattcaaatggttgaggtattgataattaaaaggtaaataaaacagaaaataacatagagatacttatgtaattcattggtgggaatttcagataagcgtttggagatgctttgttgcttctgaacctctgctttccttttgtcttcatccaatcatgcatccttctttccatggcaagctgtatgatcctttcagtgaaaatggtccggctacgatttttatacggctaatcaactgttaaatttctcgtcttggatgaaaaataccaggcaaagctaccgcatggctaatcatctgttggttcctacttgtgtcggaataggatctctctatccttttgcacactgtcactgcacccaacagtcagaaatttgaagctcatcacagtcattccgtcccagatcctactcggaataccacagacaaggtttagacttttcggatctcaggaatgttgccaattatttctagcctataccacgaaggtgcTAACCAcgcggactcggtccgtggatcagagatcCAAAAGATTATACTCcaactgtcgtccaatgactacgttgaacatcatatagaccgcttgtggttgtcaggcacgcggatcttggttaagcgagtaatgaagatagtgggtgattgtcaagagtcacccccttcattctgacttaactgaattaagtatgagagtatatcttggagaagaagtaggcgtgaattgaaagagaaacaataatacttgcattagttcatAAAGAACagaagagctcctcaccttaatctatgaggtgtagagactccaccgtagaaaatacataagagaagaaggtctaggcatggccgaatggccagcctcccaagtgGCATAAGATAATTCCCAAAAGCTGCCAGCCTCCTAAAAGTGATcccaagatcaaaagatgatccaaagatgttccaaaagatcAAAGACCTCCTAATACATTAGTAGAAAgtgttatttatactaaactagtaaactaggtttacagaaaatgagtaactaagagcagatagtgcagaaatccacttctggggcccacttggtgtgtgcttgggctgagctttgaagctttcacgtgcataggccttccttggagttaaacgccagcttggatgcctgtttgggcgtttaactccagttctggtgccagtttcggcgttttacgctagaaaaaggtttctggtgggcgtttggacaccagtttgggccatcaaagctcaggcaaagtatgaactattatccattgctggaaagcccaagatgtctactttctaatgcaattaagagcgccctaattgggcttctgtagctctagaaaatccacttcgagtgcaggagggtcagaatccaacagcatctgtagtcctttctcagcctctgaatcagatttttgctcaggtccctcaatttcaaccaaaaaatacctgaaatcacaaaaaaacacagaaactcatagtaaagtccagaaaatgtgatttttgcataaaaactaataaaaatatactaaaaagtaactagaacatactaaaaactacctaaaaacaataccaaaaagcgtataaattatccgctcatcacgtacgCACAGgcacttgtgcgcacgcacacgtcactgtgtgtgcttttccttgttttcttcatgtgttctcccttgtacatgctttcttccacttttggccatccattctCGCCTCTAAGGCcagaaattactcaacaaacatgtcatgacatcgaatggaataaaagtggaattaaattgctcatttcaagcacaaaattgcatgttttcacatttaagatcaaattagggaccaaacacaaaagtatgctattttggtgcttaagtgtaggtTATTGTGATGATATCCACTCAaattcaagctaaaatatatcggAAAATACGGACTCATCATTGGTCTTTAATTTAGAATGCGATTGCCAAGGGAACTATTGGTGTTCTATTTAGTTTTCTATGACTTGCAAGGAGTGTCTTAGTcataaattatttatctatttaattttatACATCTATGTAGAAGAagataatttttcattattttagcCTTTCCATTATTAATCAAGCATGTGAAGAGCATGTTGCTTTATGGCCCACCTGGAACTGGAAAGACTCTTATGGCACGACAAATTGGGAAAATTCTGAATGAGAAGGAACCAAAGGTTTACTCCTTGTACTTGAGTAATAAATTGCTCCTGATACAATTGGAAGCAATATAGTTTACGATGTTGTTGCTGCTCACGTCCTACTGTTTTACACTATGTAGTTTATGATGTTGATATTGCTCATGTCTTACTGTTTTACACTGTGTTGTCAGGGGAAAAAACTTATGGTTATTGGTACAACAAGCGAATTTACTCTCTTGGACTCgattgaattttgtgatactttctCTGCCACTTACCATGTTCCTACCTTGAACACAAATGACGCCAAGAAGGTAAACATGTTTTGTTTTTAACATTGTGGCATTATGTGACTCGAGCTATTTATAGGCTATTGACATGTGCACCAAAAAAGTTTCAAATGTTGCCTGATATTATTAAAGTTATTCTATTCTTTAGATAACAAGTCAGTTGTTTCATTTGTTGAAATTTAAGTGATCGCCTCACTTATGACTTAACAACTATCTTTTCTGTTAAGTCTTATTTTATATCCTCTTTAAAATTTCAGGTCCTAGAACAGTTGAATAATCATTTGCTCATGAAGATATTGATGCTACTGTAGAGGCAATGAATGATGTGAGTAACCCATTTCATGTTGCATTTGCTTAATTGTAGGGTTTGCTGAAGCTTGATTTTAGTAGTATATAAGGGTTATTCAATGGGAAACTAGTGGTTACAAAGAATTGATTCTAACTGGGTCTCTTGTGCGTCAAATTTTGATTTTTAGATGCCTATTAGAAAGCTGTACATGTTGATTGAGATGGCAGCACAAGGGGCTTAAGGTGGATCTGTAGAAACCATCTATTATGGTAAAGAAAAATACCCCATAAGTTACGAATGGCTGCTGATACCGAGGATTAAGGAAAGGCCGAATACCCCATATGAAATTTAGTAATAAAGGAACTTGCTGCTTAAGCCATCTGTATATCCCTCTAATTCtagaactaacaaagaaaaaaaattaaaaaaacttaatTCATGACTGCCACTTCTTCCTTTAGCAGAGTTAGCAGACAGAATTAAGTTTGTTTGTCCCATTCAAGAATTCCTTTCTAATTTTTGCTATTATTTAGCACCTCACAAAAACTCTTGGCCTGTACAGTGTTCCACAATTGTTCAAACCTAACACCACACAAAGCCTCTGATTGAAAACAGGGATTTTCTCAGATTGTTCAAACATTCAGGAGTCAAGCATGATAGAGAATGAACTGTTGTCGTGGTGGCATTTCTCAACTCATCCCGTGTTGGATGTCCATGTAAGAATCATCCTCGGATGACATCATATTAGATCTGGTACCAAGAAAACACTCCTGGCTGATTCTGCTGTTTGTGGGAGCGGAAGAGTATCACCTTGAGTGGCATTGGAAGTTATCGTTGTCCATTTGAGTTGGTCAGAATTCGGATGCGGCATCCATCAGGTGCTGAACCCAAGTCAAGCTGGGAACAAACCAAAGATTGGGGTAAGCAAATAAGATCCCCACAAAAAGAAGGGAGCTATTGGGATATCTGAAAATTACTGCATTAAACATGAATAGGATCTTAGAATAAGACATTTAAAGTTTACCTTCATTCTCTTTAGGCTTTCATTAAATTGGATAGCTTATCCAATTGCTCTTAAGAACCTTTTTTACTGCATTCTGATTATCACTACTCAGTGTCACCCATGACTTCAATATTTCCATTATCAAATCTAGTGCCTCGACTCGTCAGAGGCGACCAGTTAATCTTGTCGGAATTCATAATTATCACGATGGTGATTATTATACAGCTTTCTAAGATTTTCAAAGGCATTTCTTTTGACCCTATACTCGATCATATTATGATTCTTCGACACGAGTGAGACTGTAATCTTCATTTGATTtccatcatcaacctaataaaataataacatttaCACATTAGGCTTAACTACCTAAATATAAAAACAAGAATGACGAAAAAAATTAGTGTATAATATTACCTTTATGTTAAAATTATCATCTTCAAAACAAGCTATCATCCAACTTGCAACCCACACACCCATGTCATTCCTACATATTGAGCAAGATATATTAGAGTACTATATAATTGTATAAATTTCATATCAATACTACTAATTATGTGATCTTACGATCTAGCTTCAAGGGTGGGAAGGCCTTctggttcttcaaattcaaattgtGAAGAAATCAGATTTGGAGTGGTCTCAAAGTCATAGAATGAACGATCTTCCAATAATTTGTCTAAATAAATGGCATGTTTATGTTTATGTCAGAGTTTATTTTTTAGTCATATATCTAGATAATTACCAAAAAATGTATTTACTAATTTCAAGGTTGTCCTCTTTCGCTTGAACAGTTTCTCAATAGAAAATGGGTCTAGCAAAATGATTTGTCTTTTAACACAATCGATCACTACGAGGTACTAGTGTTCATGACCTTCATCAATAGTTTCAGGTATAGGGATAAACACCTAATCAAGAGAAagtcattttagttattaaaGTTATTTTATACCAATATTtgctaatttgaatttaaaaatgatataaaCTTACTCTTTTTAAGTAGTCAACTTTTCTCAAATAAACATCAGTGATACAAGATGGCAAACGGCTGGGATCcaattttgtcttctctgacaTCTACTTATTTTTGCCACTTGTTTATATGCGCAATACAAATAACAactactaatattattttaatatacactCCTATATACTTACCGCAAAAGTTGTAGGTAAAAACCAATAACCATTTTCTCTGGTCAACTCTGTCTTCATCATATCTACTATTAAGTCTAGCACAAGAGAATCGATTGGCTTTCCTGGCATCAAGCTCCTGAATACATCTCTGCGAGCTATAAGTCCTGAAAATACTATATTCTTCTCATAGCTGCCaaagataaattaatataaataaaaatagctaAACAAAGCCACAACAtcgttaaaaaataatattcttattGAGTCTACTTACTTATCCATCAATAGATTACCATACAAGTATGTTGTAATTACAAGTTCAGTATCGTCCAAACCCATCGAATTGCTATGGACAGATTCGTCTTTGCTTTCTCAATAGAGCATAGCAACAATAGATTATTCGACGTACTACCTTGTTAGTTAATAGTCTTAGAATTGGAACCAAAGACCTTAAACACCTTGGAGGGGAGCTGGCATTATTTTCCAACTGTTGAATAAAAGATTGGACTATTTGAGTCAATTGTTCAACAAAATTAGCTAATGACTTTAAAGTCACTTTGTCCTTCAATGATGGATCGGGTTCAttgtaacataaaaaaaaagttaacaatGATGTTAAGATAAAGATAATAATGAGATATTTATCAAAtgacaaattaaaatttacaataaataaCTAAACCTAAAGCATAACAGATCATTCAtcaaattacaaattcaaattcaCTGTAACCATATGTaacattataataaaatatataatcaattatCAGAATTGATGGAAGCATCTAAAGAAACACATTATTAGACATATGAAACACTAAATTCAGAATTGATGGAAGCatctaaagaaaaatatttattgatattagGCTTAAAAAAAACCTGAAGGAGAGCCCCTGAGTAGGAAAGTATTATTGCTGGTTTTGACTCTTTTAGCTCTAAGGTGAGAGAGACCCTATTCGATTAAAGTTTGGTGATGTATTAGAGGAATGAAAACCATATTCTATTCGGTGAAGTTTGGTGATGTACTAGAGGAATGAAGACCATATTCTATTCGGTGAGGAATGAAGACCATATTAGGGTGTCAATTATCTATTATGGTGACTCTTGCAGTGACTGAGAAAGGAATGGGTGAGGAATGAGTGAGGAAACCCTAAAC
This genomic window contains:
- the LOC112770427 gene encoding vesicle-fusing ATPase-like; this translates as MLLYGPPGTGKTLMARQIGKILNEKEPKGKKLMVIGTTSEFTLLDSIEFCDTFSATYHVPTLNTNDAKKVLEQLNNHLLMKILMLL